Proteins encoded within one genomic window of Leptolyngbya sp. SIO1E4:
- a CDS encoding DUF779 domain-containing protein, translating into MPDTAPSPSVKRVDATAKALQLISELKETHGPLMFHQSGGCCDGSSPMCYPLGDFIVGDQDVLLDEVGGCPFYIGARQYEYWKHTQLILDVAPGPGGSDFSLEGRDGSRFITRSRLFSDTERTILETHRK; encoded by the coding sequence ATGCCAGACACTGCCCCTTCCCCGAGTGTTAAGCGGGTCGATGCAACTGCAAAAGCGCTGCAGTTAATCAGCGAATTAAAGGAGACCCATGGGCCATTGATGTTTCACCAATCCGGAGGCTGTTGCGATGGTAGTTCACCCATGTGTTACCCCCTCGGAGACTTTATCGTAGGCGACCAAGATGTGTTGTTAGATGAAGTGGGCGGTTGTCCTTTCTATATCGGGGCACGACAGTATGAATATTGGAAACATACCCAGCTCATTTTAGATGTGGCTCCTGGCCCCGGCGGCAGCGACTTTTCCTTAGAGGGGCGTGATGGATCGCGCTTTATTACTCGCTCTCGTCTGTTCAGTGATACTGAGCGAACCATCCTAGAAACTCATCGTAAATAG
- a CDS encoding CBS domain-containing protein, giving the protein MKVADIMTQDVVTIRNSASVAEAVKLMRRHDIQALIVDRNYDEDAYGIVTVTDIVTKVIAFGQDTRRRRVYEIMNKPCIVLNPDLGLEYAARLLANASIHSAPVVQQRLLGILSMTDILQQGDFIERPQTLKLTERLQHLEETARQICYQKGPSSQDCYDAWAVVDALEAEIACQNAESIERTAFESYMYDHPEAFKDIEYAAWCAG; this is encoded by the coding sequence ATGAAGGTTGCTGACATTATGACCCAGGATGTGGTCACCATTCGCAATTCTGCCAGTGTTGCTGAAGCTGTCAAATTGATGCGGCGACACGATATCCAAGCGTTGATTGTAGACCGCAATTATGACGAGGATGCCTACGGAATTGTGACTGTGACTGATATCGTCACTAAAGTCATCGCCTTTGGCCAAGACACCCGACGACGGCGTGTTTATGAAATTATGAACAAGCCCTGCATTGTGCTCAACCCCGATTTAGGCCTTGAGTATGCGGCTCGGTTATTGGCCAATGCAAGCATCCATAGTGCCCCGGTTGTCCAGCAACGTTTGCTGGGGATTTTGTCCATGACGGATATTCTGCAGCAGGGTGATTTTATTGAACGTCCCCAAACCCTAAAACTGACGGAACGCCTGCAGCACTTGGAGGAGACCGCCCGGCAGATTTGTTATCAGAAAGGCCCCAGCTCCCAAGACTGCTACGATGCCTGGGCCGTCGTAGATGCCCTAGAAGCTGAGATTGCCTGTCAAAACGCTGAATCCATTGAAAGAACAGCCTTTGAGAGCTACATGTATGACCATCCAGAAGCCTTTAAAGATATAGAATACGCAGCCTGGTGCGCAGGCTGA
- a CDS encoding M48 family metalloprotease, which produces MKTLRGTERQRRHFRRWLSLAGAMIFGLSSVVAVPFAKADTDILDLIFQGVRIIQLSNLSDEQEVELGQQVNQQILQEVRVYDNSSIIQYVDGLGQRLVQGTHRPQIPYTFQIIEEDQVNAFATLGGFVYLNTGLLRAADNEAQLASVIAHEIGHVDRRHAIQQLQQAAIAEGVLTAGGLDQNAAISLGVELALHRPNSRVHELEADEVGLALLTQAGYAPRAAVDFLQKLLDQPNATPAFLSTHPHPEARINAINERINPATASTGRGLDGAAYRDRIQALL; this is translated from the coding sequence ATGAAGACGCTACGAGGTACTGAGCGACAGCGCCGTCATTTCCGTCGCTGGCTTTCCCTGGCTGGGGCGATGATCTTTGGCCTTAGCAGCGTTGTTGCGGTGCCGTTCGCTAAGGCCGATACCGACATCCTGGATCTGATTTTCCAGGGTGTGCGCATTATTCAGCTCTCTAACCTTTCCGATGAGCAGGAGGTTGAATTAGGCCAGCAAGTCAATCAGCAAATCCTGCAAGAGGTGCGAGTGTATGATAATTCCAGCATTATCCAGTATGTTGATGGCCTCGGACAGCGATTAGTGCAAGGCACCCATCGCCCCCAAATTCCCTATACCTTTCAAATCATTGAAGAGGATCAGGTGAATGCCTTTGCCACTCTGGGTGGGTTTGTTTACTTAAACACTGGGCTGTTGCGAGCTGCGGATAATGAGGCTCAACTGGCCAGCGTGATTGCTCATGAAATTGGCCATGTAGACCGCCGCCATGCCATTCAACAATTGCAGCAGGCGGCCATTGCAGAAGGTGTTTTGACCGCTGGGGGCTTAGATCAAAACGCCGCGATCTCCCTGGGGGTAGAGCTAGCCCTGCATCGCCCCAATAGTCGTGTCCATGAGCTAGAGGCTGATGAAGTCGGGTTAGCACTGCTCACTCAAGCAGGCTATGCCCCCAGGGCCGCCGTTGACTTTCTACAAAAATTGCTGGATCAACCCAATGCGACCCCTGCCTTTCTCAGTACCCACCCCCATCCAGAGGCGCGCATCAATGCCATCAATGAGCGGATTAACCCAGCCACTGCCTCCACGGGGCGCGGCTTAGACGGGGCGGCCTATCGCGATCGCATTCAAGCCTTGTTGTGA
- a CDS encoding DNA helicase (unwinds double stranded DNA): MKLSAPIYRLKRQAKVLSRAEGIPLHEALERIATKEGFTRWSLLAAHASAAAPASALLARLRPGDLVLLGARPGHGKTQLSLELTVAAMKSGHQGVFFTLEYSVTDILNLFNSIGEDPAVFRNTFEFDVSDAISAEYMTARLSTMPAGTVVVIDYLQLLDQKRENAELMVQVRVLKAFARERGLIMVCISQIDRAFDASAGRCPGLNDVRLPNPLDLKLFNKACFLHDGELEISATS; encoded by the coding sequence ATGAAGCTGTCTGCCCCTATTTATCGACTGAAGCGCCAGGCCAAAGTCCTATCGCGTGCGGAAGGTATCCCTCTACACGAAGCGTTAGAGCGCATTGCAACTAAAGAGGGCTTTACTCGGTGGAGTCTGCTTGCAGCACATGCGTCTGCTGCGGCACCCGCGAGTGCTTTGCTTGCTCGTTTGAGGCCTGGAGATCTCGTTCTCTTGGGAGCGCGTCCGGGTCATGGCAAAACGCAATTGAGTCTCGAACTCACAGTGGCAGCGATGAAGTCAGGTCACCAGGGGGTCTTCTTCACGCTGGAATACAGCGTGACTGACATCCTTAACTTGTTCAACAGCATTGGGGAAGACCCAGCAGTCTTTCGCAACACATTCGAATTTGATGTTTCTGACGCGATTAGTGCCGAATACATGACAGCGCGACTCTCGACGATGCCAGCAGGAACCGTGGTCGTTATCGATTACCTACAGCTCTTAGATCAGAAACGAGAGAATGCCGAACTCATGGTTCAGGTGCGTGTGTTGAAGGCATTCGCGAGGGAACGTGGCCTCATAATGGTGTGCATCTCGCAGATCGATCGCGCTTTTGATGCCTCGGCTGGGAGGTGTCCAGGTCTTAATGACGTCCGATTGCCGAATCCGCTGGATTTGAAACTCTTCAATAAAGCCTGCTTCCTTCACGACGGTGAACTAGAAATTTCAGCGACGAGCTAA
- a CDS encoding CHAT domain-containing protein, with protein MTPALKRSLRFLLIGLLTLAICILGHSAIAQSPNLSPTEHLQQGQQAYSNGQYTQAADFWQTAAEGYATAQDSLHQAMALSNLGLAYLRLGLYDKGETEIATALDLIQSLPETPEQQKVWAQVLSAQAQYQQGQGRYTTAIQSLSQAQAGYAAVDDAAGLVRSQLNQAQIFGLQGRHRQALTLLNQVAEQLETMPNSVLKANGLRQLGDALRRVENAEQARTMLEASLAVTQAINAPDEQGATLVSLGNTAEALQQPDRALNYYSDAAAIATDPTLQLQAQVNRLRLLQAQNELSPAQTQLAEILQTLDTLTPGRDSLFVRINLADLLVSENQLMGDRAVADLLAMTLQQATALQDVRSQSYALGYLGKLYQKTQQWAEALDLTRQALSLSQSINANSVTYRWQWQLGQLLAAQGEETAAIEVYQQTVETLTALRSDLAAINPEVRFSFREGIEPIYRELVSLLLKSDNARAPLQTNLLQARDVIESLQVAELVNFFRADCVVTTPVEIDQVDSDALVIYPIILPDRLEVVVSAPGQPLHQATVPIPADQINPTLDALRQSISLPVAGSRSRAARASLALEATTGESDYLPLAQQVYNWLIRPIEAQIQAANADVLVFVLDGALRNVPMAVLHDGESYLIEKYAIALTPGLQLLEPQSLAERQIEALVAGLSKARDEFGALPNVEREVTAIQTQVPGAVLLNEGFSKENFAAQLTDSSFPVVHLATHGQFSSDPEQTFVLAWDDRIRATELGTLLQRGELSREAAVELLVLSACETAAGDEQAALGLAGVAVRSGARSTLATLWLVDDEGTSVLMDNFYSELADAAKTKAEVLRQAQLQLLQDDNYGHPYFWAPFVLVGNWL; from the coding sequence ATGACACCTGCGCTTAAGCGATCGCTGCGATTCTTGCTGATTGGGTTACTCACTCTGGCCATTTGCATCCTGGGTCATTCTGCGATCGCCCAATCCCCCAACCTGTCTCCCACAGAGCACCTGCAGCAAGGGCAACAGGCCTATAGCAATGGGCAATATACCCAAGCCGCCGACTTCTGGCAGACAGCAGCTGAGGGGTATGCCACAGCCCAAGATAGCCTGCATCAGGCCATGGCCCTCAGTAACCTAGGGCTTGCCTATTTACGGCTGGGCCTTTACGACAAGGGGGAAACCGAGATCGCCACTGCCCTAGATCTGATCCAATCCCTTCCCGAAACGCCTGAGCAGCAAAAGGTCTGGGCTCAGGTGCTCAGTGCCCAGGCACAATACCAACAGGGGCAGGGGCGCTACACCACTGCAATTCAGAGTCTGAGCCAGGCCCAGGCAGGCTACGCTGCTGTTGATGATGCCGCAGGACTGGTGCGATCGCAGCTCAATCAGGCCCAGATTTTTGGCTTGCAGGGGCGACACCGACAAGCCCTGACGCTGTTGAATCAGGTCGCTGAGCAGCTAGAAACCATGCCCAACAGCGTCCTCAAGGCCAACGGACTGCGACAGTTGGGGGATGCGCTGCGGCGGGTGGAAAATGCAGAACAAGCCCGCACCATGTTGGAAGCAAGTCTGGCCGTGACGCAGGCCATCAACGCCCCTGATGAGCAGGGAGCCACCTTGGTGAGCCTAGGCAACACTGCAGAAGCCTTGCAGCAACCTGACAGGGCGCTGAACTACTACAGCGATGCCGCTGCGATCGCCACCGACCCCACCCTACAGCTACAGGCTCAGGTGAATCGCCTGAGATTGCTCCAAGCCCAGAACGAGCTAAGTCCAGCACAAACCCAGCTGGCCGAGATTCTGCAAACCCTTGACACACTGACACCGGGGAGAGATAGCCTCTTTGTTCGCATTAACCTGGCCGACCTGCTGGTCAGCGAAAATCAACTGATGGGCGATCGCGCCGTGGCTGACCTGCTAGCAATGACCCTACAGCAAGCCACAGCATTACAGGATGTTCGCAGTCAGTCCTATGCGCTGGGGTATCTGGGGAAGCTCTACCAAAAAACCCAACAATGGGCAGAGGCCTTAGATCTGACACGTCAGGCCCTCAGCCTATCTCAAAGCATTAATGCCAACTCAGTCACCTACCGCTGGCAGTGGCAGCTAGGCCAGCTACTGGCCGCCCAGGGAGAAGAGACCGCCGCAATTGAGGTGTATCAGCAAACTGTAGAGACGCTGACGGCCTTGCGGAGCGACCTGGCTGCCATCAACCCAGAAGTCCGATTCTCATTTCGAGAGGGGATTGAGCCCATCTATCGAGAACTGGTTAGCCTGCTATTAAAATCAGACAACGCCCGAGCCCCCCTGCAGACCAACCTGCTGCAGGCACGGGATGTGATCGAATCGCTACAGGTCGCCGAGTTAGTGAACTTCTTTCGTGCTGATTGTGTCGTCACAACACCGGTAGAAATCGACCAGGTCGATTCTGATGCGCTAGTCATTTACCCCATCATCTTGCCGGATCGTCTGGAAGTGGTGGTCAGTGCCCCCGGCCAACCTTTACACCAAGCGACCGTGCCAATTCCAGCGGATCAGATTAACCCAACTCTAGATGCGCTCCGCCAATCCATTTCCCTTCCGGTCGCCGGGAGCCGGTCGCGGGCAGCGCGAGCGTCCTTAGCCCTGGAAGCAACAACTGGGGAATCTGATTATCTGCCCTTAGCACAACAGGTTTACAACTGGTTGATTCGTCCGATTGAAGCTCAAATCCAGGCTGCCAATGCCGATGTGCTGGTGTTTGTGTTAGATGGGGCGCTGCGGAATGTGCCGATGGCCGTTCTCCACGATGGCGAAAGTTACCTGATTGAGAAATACGCGATCGCACTTACCCCAGGGTTGCAACTCCTAGAACCTCAGTCCCTCGCCGAACGGCAGATAGAAGCCCTCGTTGCAGGGCTCAGCAAGGCCAGAGACGAGTTTGGTGCCCTCCCCAATGTAGAGCGAGAAGTGACCGCAATTCAGACCCAGGTACCAGGAGCAGTCTTGCTCAATGAAGGCTTTAGTAAAGAAAATTTTGCCGCTCAACTAACCGATTCCTCCTTTCCAGTCGTACACCTGGCCACCCACGGTCAGTTCAGTTCTGACCCAGAGCAAACCTTTGTCTTGGCTTGGGACGATCGCATTCGCGCCACTGAGTTGGGAACCTTGCTACAGCGCGGAGAACTGAGTCGAGAAGCCGCCGTAGAGCTGCTGGTGCTGAGCGCTTGCGAAACCGCTGCAGGCGATGAACAAGCCGCACTAGGACTCGCCGGTGTGGCCGTGCGATCAGGGGCTCGCAGCACCCTGGCTACCCTCTGGCTAGTAGATGACGAAGGCACTTCTGTACTGATGGACAACTTCTACAGCGAGTTAGCAGATGCTGCCAAGACTAAAGCAGAAGTCTTGCGGCAGGCACAACTTCAGCTTTTGCAAGATGACAACTATGGACATCCTTATTTCTGGGCCCCATTTGTGCTGGTGGGGAACTGGCTGTAG
- a CDS encoding GNAT family N-acetyltransferase, producing the protein MNRLQIREDDLTGPKIAYFLQEHLDEMHEITPPESIHALDLDALRSPEITFWSAWEEGELLGCGALKELDASSGEIKSMRTAKAHRGQGIASQILEHIIQEAKRRAYDSLNLETGAMAEFAPARALYTRYGFEYRGPFAEYVDDPNSVFMTKRL; encoded by the coding sequence ATGAATCGATTGCAGATTCGTGAAGATGACCTGACCGGCCCCAAAATCGCCTACTTTCTCCAAGAACATCTCGACGAGATGCATGAAATCACCCCCCCTGAAAGTATTCACGCGCTTGATTTAGACGCGCTGCGATCGCCTGAGATTACTTTTTGGTCAGCCTGGGAGGAGGGTGAGTTACTGGGATGTGGCGCTCTGAAAGAATTGGATGCAAGCAGCGGTGAAATCAAATCAATGCGGACGGCCAAGGCTCACCGTGGTCAGGGCATTGCCTCACAGATTCTGGAACACATCATCCAAGAAGCTAAACGGCGTGCTTACGATTCCCTCAATTTAGAAACAGGCGCTATGGCAGAATTTGCACCAGCACGCGCCCTATATACACGGTACGGGTTCGAGTATCGAGGCCCCTTTGCCGAATACGTTGACGACCCCAACAGCGTGTTTATGACAAAGAGGTTGTAG
- the ftsH gene encoding ATP-dependent zinc metalloprotease FtsH, protein MPQHTPTPPSSPSQETPTNPGKSIALLIWLMLWFFLITLLTSRAPRKEEIPYSEFINQVESGLVATAKVSSHKIEYTLKPLPDMGVTEDTAVEEIWITRPLPADAELPSILRTQEVEVIALPAEGGGWMGGVWALLFSMVMLWILLSFLSNRTSGSSPVFNVGKSKARIYSETGNRVTFEDVAGVDEAKAELQEIVDFLQNAVKYTRLGAKIPKGVLLVGPPGTGKTLLARAIAGEAGVPFFSISASEFIELFVGVGASRVRDLFEQAKRQAPCIVFIDELDALGKSRAANSPFASNDEREQTLNQLLAEMDGFEPNAGVILLAATNRPEVLDPALLRAGRFDRRIVVDRPDRLGREAILQVHARTVQLADDVVLDKLAARTPGFAGADLANLVNEAALLAARQNREAVTMADFNEAIERILTGLEKKSRVLGDLEKRTVAYHEAGHAIIGALMPGAGMVEKISIVPRGVAALGYTLQLPEDDRFLMIEDEIRGRLVTLLGGRAAEALVFGKVSTGASDDIQKATDLAERCITLYGMSKTLGPVAVDRSQSPFLEGFPQSRRAVSPQLAAAIDHEIKDLMEQAYQMALETLMRNQDVLERIAQILLEAETLEGEMLKTFLTQLRPPADLQTWLNKGTLSPVSNALWGHQDGKETTLLSRGD, encoded by the coding sequence ATGCCCCAACATACCCCTACACCTCCCTCAAGTCCTTCCCAAGAGACCCCCACCAATCCTGGGAAATCGATCGCCCTCCTGATTTGGTTGATGCTGTGGTTCTTTTTAATCACGCTATTAACGAGTCGAGCCCCGCGCAAGGAGGAAATCCCCTACAGCGAGTTTATTAATCAGGTTGAAAGTGGTCTCGTGGCGACGGCTAAAGTCAGCTCTCATAAAATTGAATACACCCTGAAACCCCTCCCTGACATGGGTGTTACAGAAGATACTGCTGTTGAAGAAATCTGGATCACCAGACCCCTGCCAGCGGATGCAGAATTACCCAGCATTCTCCGAACTCAGGAGGTTGAAGTCATAGCTCTGCCTGCTGAAGGGGGGGGCTGGATGGGGGGAGTCTGGGCACTCCTGTTTTCGATGGTGATGCTGTGGATTTTGCTGAGCTTTTTATCGAATCGTACCAGCGGCAGCTCTCCTGTTTTCAATGTGGGCAAAAGCAAAGCCCGAATTTATTCAGAAACTGGAAACCGCGTCACCTTCGAGGATGTTGCAGGGGTAGATGAAGCCAAAGCCGAACTGCAGGAGATTGTAGACTTTCTGCAAAATGCCGTGAAGTACACGCGTTTGGGGGCCAAGATTCCCAAAGGGGTGCTACTGGTGGGGCCACCGGGAACCGGGAAAACCCTACTCGCAAGGGCGATCGCAGGGGAAGCTGGGGTGCCGTTTTTTAGTATTTCTGCCTCTGAATTTATTGAGCTATTCGTTGGGGTAGGGGCATCCCGGGTCCGGGACCTTTTTGAGCAAGCCAAGCGGCAAGCCCCCTGCATTGTGTTTATTGATGAGTTAGATGCTTTGGGCAAGTCTCGGGCCGCCAATAGCCCCTTTGCCAGTAATGATGAGCGGGAGCAAACCCTGAATCAGCTGTTGGCGGAGATGGATGGCTTTGAGCCTAACGCGGGTGTGATTTTACTGGCTGCTACGAACCGACCGGAGGTGCTCGATCCAGCGCTGTTAAGGGCTGGGCGATTTGATCGACGGATTGTGGTGGACCGCCCAGATCGCCTGGGTCGAGAAGCCATTTTGCAGGTTCATGCCAGAACTGTGCAGCTGGCTGACGATGTGGTGTTAGATAAACTCGCGGCCCGTACCCCTGGTTTTGCCGGTGCTGACCTGGCCAATTTAGTGAATGAAGCCGCGCTGCTGGCGGCTCGTCAGAACCGAGAGGCGGTCACCATGGCTGATTTTAATGAGGCCATTGAACGTATTCTGACCGGGCTGGAGAAAAAATCGCGGGTGCTCGGTGATTTGGAAAAACGAACGGTGGCTTATCACGAAGCTGGCCACGCCATCATTGGGGCTTTAATGCCGGGGGCGGGCATGGTGGAAAAAATTTCGATTGTGCCACGGGGAGTCGCGGCCCTGGGCTACACGCTGCAGCTTCCAGAGGATGATCGCTTTTTGATGATTGAAGATGAAATTCGAGGTCGATTGGTCACCCTGCTGGGGGGGCGAGCTGCTGAAGCGTTGGTGTTTGGTAAGGTCTCGACGGGGGCCAGTGATGATATTCAAAAAGCTACGGATTTGGCCGAGCGCTGCATCACCCTCTACGGCATGAGTAAAACTCTAGGGCCAGTTGCTGTAGATCGCAGCCAGTCTCCGTTTTTAGAGGGGTTTCCACAGTCGCGACGGGCGGTGAGTCCACAATTAGCTGCGGCGATCGACCATGAAATTAAAGACCTCATGGAGCAAGCCTATCAGATGGCGTTAGAGACGTTGATGCGCAATCAGGATGTTTTAGAGCGCATTGCCCAAATCCTCTTAGAAGCAGAAACGCTGGAAGGTGAAATGCTGAAGACATTCCTGACCCAGCTGAGACCGCCTGCTGACCTGCAAACCTGGCTCAATAAAGGCACATTGTCCCCTGTCTCTAACGCTCTGTGGGGCCATCAGGATGGGAAGGAAACTACGCTACTCTCTAGGGGAGATTAG
- a CDS encoding aldehyde dehydrogenase family protein, which produces MVQSIARQLETESLFHARYDNFIGGKWIAPVKRQYSDNLSPVTGKSLCQVPRSTAEDIDLALDAAHAARDAWARTSVTERSQILLRIADRMESNLDRLAQAETWDNGKPIRETTAADVPLAIDHFRYFAGCIRAQEGSIGEVDHDTVAYHFHEPLGVVGQIIPWNFPLLMAAWKLAPALAAGNCVVLKPAGPTPASILVLLEVIGDLLPPGVLNVVNGPGAEVGKALATNPRIAKVAFTGETTTGRLIMQYASQNIIPVTLELGGKSPNVFFEDVCAEDDAFMDKAIEGLVMFAFNQGEVCTCPSRALIQESIYDRFMEQALDRISRIRMGHPLETDTMMGAQVSANQLEKIQAYVDIGRQEGAECLIGGERAHLGSEINDGYYFQPTVFRGHNKMRIFQEEIFGPVLSVTTFKDEAEALEIANDTLYGLGAGVWSRDINRAYRMGRAIEAGRVWVNCYHAYPAHAAFGGYKQSGIGRETHKIMLDHYQQTKNMLVSYSPNALGFY; this is translated from the coding sequence ATGGTTCAATCAATTGCGAGACAACTCGAAACAGAATCTCTTTTTCATGCTCGCTACGACAACTTCATTGGAGGAAAATGGATCGCTCCAGTTAAACGTCAGTATTCAGACAACCTCTCCCCTGTGACAGGCAAATCCCTGTGTCAGGTGCCCCGGTCTACAGCAGAAGACATAGATCTCGCGCTGGATGCGGCCCATGCGGCTCGGGATGCTTGGGCTAGAACGTCCGTCACGGAACGGTCTCAGATCCTGCTTCGCATTGCGGATCGTATGGAGTCGAATCTGGATCGCTTAGCGCAAGCTGAAACCTGGGACAACGGTAAGCCCATTCGCGAAACAACAGCAGCAGATGTTCCGCTGGCGATTGATCACTTCCGGTATTTCGCAGGCTGCATTCGCGCTCAAGAAGGGTCAATCGGAGAAGTCGATCACGATACAGTCGCTTACCATTTCCATGAGCCACTGGGCGTAGTCGGGCAGATTATTCCCTGGAATTTCCCCTTGCTGATGGCAGCTTGGAAACTGGCTCCAGCCTTAGCTGCGGGTAACTGTGTGGTCTTAAAGCCCGCTGGCCCCACCCCCGCCTCTATCCTGGTATTACTTGAGGTGATCGGTGATCTTTTACCCCCTGGTGTGCTCAATGTGGTGAATGGTCCTGGCGCGGAAGTGGGTAAGGCATTGGCTACGAACCCTCGGATTGCTAAGGTCGCCTTCACCGGTGAAACAACCACTGGCCGACTGATTATGCAGTATGCCTCCCAAAATATCATTCCAGTAACCCTGGAACTGGGGGGTAAATCTCCCAATGTTTTCTTTGAAGATGTCTGTGCAGAAGATGATGCCTTCATGGATAAGGCCATTGAAGGGCTGGTGATGTTTGCCTTTAACCAAGGCGAGGTTTGCACCTGCCCATCTCGGGCTCTAATTCAAGAGTCTATCTATGATCGCTTCATGGAACAGGCATTGGATCGCATTAGCCGCATTCGTATGGGACATCCCTTAGAAACCGACACCATGATGGGGGCGCAGGTCTCTGCCAACCAGCTTGAGAAGATTCAGGCCTATGTAGATATTGGTCGCCAGGAGGGGGCTGAGTGCCTGATCGGTGGCGAAAGAGCCCACCTGGGTAGTGAGATCAATGATGGGTATTATTTCCAACCCACCGTATTCCGCGGACATAACAAAATGCGCATCTTCCAGGAGGAGATTTTTGGGCCGGTACTGTCTGTCACCACCTTTAAGGATGAGGCAGAAGCGCTAGAAATCGCGAACGACACCCTCTATGGCCTGGGTGCAGGTGTTTGGAGTCGTGACATCAATCGCGCCTATCGTATGGGGCGTGCCATTGAAGCCGGACGGGTTTGGGTCAACTGTTACCATGCCTATCCTGCCCATGCGGCCTTTGGTGGCTACAAGCAATCGGGGATTGGTCGAGAAACGCACAAGATAATGCTCGACCACTATCAGCAGACCAAGAACATGCTGGTCAGCTACAGTCCCAATGCCTTGGGTTTTTACTAA